Proteins encoded together in one Macadamia integrifolia cultivar HAES 741 chromosome 8, SCU_Mint_v3, whole genome shotgun sequence window:
- the LOC122087678 gene encoding uncharacterized protein LOC122087678: MACSPSSILCLATLVIAGILFSGEQSVVMAQRKCRGDVQGLMKQCMQFVEKGGPLRDPSQSCCAVLKNSDVTCMCGIIPPRILPKISSAKVAHAAYFCGNPIPAGVKCGS, from the exons atggcatGTTCTCCTTCTAGCATTCTTTGTTTGGCAACCCTAGTGATCGCCGGAATCTTATTTTCCGGCGAGCAATCTGTAGTGATGGCACAGAGAAAATGCAGAGGTGATGTTCAGGGACTAATGAAGCAATGCATGCAATTTGTAGAGAAGGGTGGGCCACTGAGGGATCCATCACAGAGCTGTTGTGCTGTTTTGAAGAACTCCGATGTCACCTGTATGTGTGGTATAATCCCTCCCCGGATATTGCCGAAGATCAGCAGTGCCAAAGTGGCTCATGCTGCATATTTCTGTGGCAATCCCATTCCTGCTGGAGTTAAATGTGGAA GTTAG